Below is a window of Actinomycetota bacterium DNA.
TCGTCGGTGGACAAGCAACGGTCCGTCCCGACGAACTTTGCTCGACGTGTCAGATCCGACTCCAGGAGTTCGCGCGGGTTCATCGTCGAGAGTGCGCTTAGGCGCTCTGCTCGTCGCTCAACCGGTCGACGCTCTGAACAGCTCCCACTCGCCGGGTACGCCTTTGAGGCCGGTCGAGCCGACCGGTTCGAATCGCAGGTCCGTACCTGTGGCGAGCTCCCGAACCGTCCGCGTCACGACAATCTGATCGTCGGTCGCCTCGTCCAAAACGCGTGAGGCGATGTGCACGCCGATCCCAGCGACGTCGCCATCGAGGATCTCGATCTCACCCGTATGGATGGCGGCGCGTAAACGGAGTCCGAGCTCCGAGACCGTGTCCATGAGCGCGAAGGCGCATCGGAGGGCCCGCGTCGGCGCATCGAATGTGGCGAGGATGCCGTCGCCCGTCGTCTTGACGAGATTGCCATGGAACCGCTCGACCTCGTTCCTCGCCGCCTGGTCGTGTCGGTCGAGTATCTTGCGCCAGTCGCGGTCCCCCACGGCAGCCGCCCGGCGCGTCGAGTCGACGATGTCTGTGAACAGAACAGTGGCGAGCACACGATCCACGTTCTCGGCTGCGTCGAGCGATCGGATCTGCTCCTTCGTCCACGCGAACGCGTCGACGTATGGGCTGGTGGGTTCGTCCCCGGCCGGTTCGTACGACAGCAGGACGATGCCCGACGCGAACGCGCGAGTTTCGCGGAGCCGCATATAGGTGATTGGCGCCTTGGAACGGAACAGGCGCTTGCCGCTACCCAGGAGAACCGGGTAGACCGCGATCCGGTACTCGTCGATCAAGCCGTGGTCCGTCAACGTATCGACCAAGTCGGCACTGCCGGAGATCAGAATGTCCCCACCCGGCTGGTCCTTGAGCTTTCTGACTTCCTCTGCGACGTCTCCGCTCAGGAGCGTCGAGTTCTCCCACGCGAGCTCCTTGAGACTATTCGAGACGACGTATTTCGGAAGGCTGTTGATCCTGTCGGCCAAGCCATAGTCACGAGGAGCCGACGGCCAGAACGCCGCCCAGATCTGATAGGTCACGCGCCCAAGCAGAATCGCGTCGACGGCGAAGACCTCCTCCACCTTGAACCGCTGCATGTCCTCGGTTGCGTGCTGGAGCGCCCAAGCGTTCTTGCCGTCGGGGTGCTGTTCCTGCCCCGGCGCCTCCATGACGCCGTCGAGCGTCATGAACTCGGATGCGATCAACTTCCGCGTCAGGAAGGTCTCCCGCTGCACGAGTGACGTTTCCCGTCCACTGCTGGACGAGCGTGGCCTCGCCTGAGGTACGACGCACGGAACGTTATCCGCGGATCGTGAGGCTTGACCAGGGCAGGCACGATGGGCGGCGGCGGAAGTCAGGGCGGATAGCAGCATGGCGGTCGTAGCATCCCGCGCATGGATCAACCCGCGCTGCAGTTCGTAATGGAGACTGTGGTGGATGCCGTGAACTTTGACGGCGACGTGACTGCCCTAGCCTCGCGAGCGCAGGAAGGTGATCAGGGCGTAATCTCGGAGCTCACTCGCGCCCATGCGGCGGTGGCCGTGCTCACTGGAATCTGCTTGCGGCCCTCTTGGCTTTCGCAGGAAGACGCGGCTCAAGAGGCCATACTCGTTCTAACGGGCATCGTCGAACGCGGCTCAGAGCGAATTGCGGCGGAGCTACCCGGCGCGATCGAGGCAAGATTCGATGCGCTCGAGAAGCGGTGCGGCGGTCATTGACCTTCGAAGCGGGCTCGCCAGGCGTACGCGTTGGGTGGCTCATACGGTTGCCGATGCACACGACGCGTCCCTGCACACTCGTCACGAAGTACGATCCAGGAACCGCCTGAGGAACATGCGACTAAGCCGGGCTCCACTAGAAGGGGTATCGCGATGCGCATCAATCGTCAGGTCGTCGTGTTCGACGC
It encodes the following:
- a CDS encoding dihydrofolate reductase family protein; the encoded protein is MQRETFLTRKLIASEFMTLDGVMEAPGQEQHPDGKNAWALQHATEDMQRFKVEEVFAVDAILLGRVTYQIWAAFWPSAPRDYGLADRINSLPKYVVSNSLKELAWENSTLLSGDVAEEVRKLKDQPGGDILISGSADLVDTLTDHGLIDEYRIAVYPVLLGSGKRLFRSKAPITYMRLRETRAFASGIVLLSYEPAGDEPTSPYVDAFAWTKEQIRSLDAAENVDRVLATVLFTDIVDSTRRAAAVGDRDWRKILDRHDQAARNEVERFHGNLVKTTGDGILATFDAPTRALRCAFALMDTVSELGLRLRAAIHTGEIEILDGDVAGIGVHIASRVLDEATDDQIVVTRTVRELATGTDLRFEPVGSTGLKGVPGEWELFRASTG